One region of Brachybacterium saurashtrense genomic DNA includes:
- the ppgK gene encoding polyphosphate--glucose phosphotransferase, with amino-acid sequence MSKKAFGIDIGGSGIKGAPVDLATGELAADRLRIPTPQPSVPEAVADTVAELIDSFDVAPDMPVGVTFPAVISAGVAKTAANVDKSWIGTDVDALLTERTGHDVFVVNDADAAGIAEMTYGAGRKSSGVVLVITLGTGVGSAMFVDGTLVPNAELGHLLLHGDDAEKYMASSVREREELDWDVWAGRLQEYFSHVEFLFSPTRIIVGGGVSKKYKKFLPPLDLETEIVPAGLRNEAGIVGAAVLAHREEKALKKAAKKAEKKAEKK; translated from the coding sequence ATGAGCAAGAAGGCCTTCGGGATCGACATCGGCGGAAGCGGCATCAAGGGCGCACCGGTGGATCTCGCCACCGGTGAGCTCGCCGCGGACAGGCTCCGCATCCCCACTCCGCAGCCCTCGGTGCCGGAGGCGGTGGCGGACACCGTCGCCGAGCTCATCGACTCCTTCGACGTGGCGCCGGACATGCCCGTGGGCGTCACCTTCCCCGCGGTGATCTCCGCCGGGGTGGCGAAGACCGCGGCGAACGTGGACAAGTCCTGGATCGGCACCGATGTGGACGCGCTCCTCACCGAGCGCACCGGCCACGACGTGTTCGTGGTCAACGACGCCGACGCCGCCGGCATCGCCGAGATGACCTACGGCGCCGGGCGCAAGAGCTCGGGCGTGGTGCTCGTGATCACGCTGGGCACCGGCGTGGGCAGCGCGATGTTCGTGGACGGCACGCTGGTGCCGAACGCCGAGCTCGGTCACCTGCTGCTGCACGGGGATGACGCCGAGAAGTACATGGCCAGCTCGGTCCGCGAGCGGGAGGAGCTGGACTGGGACGTGTGGGCCGGGCGCCTGCAGGAGTACTTCTCCCACGTCGAGTTCCTGTTCAGCCCCACGCGGATCATCGTCGGCGGCGGCGTCTCCAAGAAGTACAAGAAGTTCCTGCCGCCGCTGGACCTCGAGACCGAGATCGTGCCGGCGGGGCTGCGCAACGAGGCCGGGATCGTGGGCGCCGCGGTGCTCGCGCACCGCGAGGAGAAGGCGCTGAAGAAGGCCGCGAAGAAGGCGGAGAAGAAGGCCGAGAAGAAGTAG
- the yaaA gene encoding peroxide stress protein YaaA encodes MLILLPPSETKTRPSEVGTARLDLDGMSLPALHESRETMLRAARRTAAGADAAARLGVPASAPELVGRMLHLDEEPAGAPLAVYSGVLYDQLDPAASLPEDRRVLVQSALFGLVDAAQDAIPAYRLSAGSSLSRLGKAGTWWRPRLRPIAQELLAEQARSASPLVIDCRSGGYRSMMAMRGDETVRVLEVAPVQERDGVRSVISHDAKRYRGLVTRVLLEAAQAPATAQEARELLAEGLGAGLAVELDGDRLVVVDRVR; translated from the coding sequence ATGCTGATCCTGCTGCCGCCCTCGGAGACGAAGACCCGCCCCTCGGAGGTGGGGACCGCGAGACTCGATCTCGACGGGATGTCGCTGCCGGCGCTGCACGAGAGCCGGGAGACCATGCTGCGCGCGGCGCGCCGCACCGCCGCCGGGGCCGACGCCGCCGCCCGGCTGGGCGTGCCCGCCTCCGCGCCGGAACTGGTAGGCCGCATGCTGCACCTGGACGAGGAGCCCGCAGGCGCCCCGCTCGCCGTCTACTCGGGCGTGCTGTACGACCAGCTCGATCCGGCCGCCTCCCTCCCCGAGGACCGCCGCGTGCTGGTGCAGAGCGCCCTGTTCGGGCTGGTGGACGCCGCGCAGGACGCGATCCCCGCCTACCGGCTCTCCGCCGGGTCGTCCCTGTCGCGGCTGGGCAAGGCGGGAACCTGGTGGCGGCCGCGGCTGCGGCCGATCGCCCAGGAGCTCCTCGCCGAGCAGGCCCGCAGCGCCTCGCCGCTGGTGATCGACTGCCGCTCCGGCGGGTACCGGTCGATGATGGCGATGCGCGGCGACGAGACGGTGCGGGTGCTGGAGGTGGCCCCGGTGCAGGAGCGCGACGGGGTGCGCAGCGTGATCTCCCATGACGCGAAGCGCTATCGGGGCCTGGTCACCCGGGTGCTGCTCGAGGCCGCGCAGGCCCCTGCCACCGCGCAGGAGGCGCGTGAGCTGCTCGCCGAGGGGCTGGGCGCCGGCCTAGCCGTCGAGCTCGACGGCGACCGTCTGGTGGTCGTGGACCGCGTGCGCTGA
- a CDS encoding Nif3-like dinuclear metal center hexameric protein: protein MSAATGARTVQDVLEVLESAYPLHWAESWDRAGLVLGERDAPVERVLLAVDPTVAVAREAVQHGAQLLITHHPLLLRGASFLPADDGKGAVVTSLLRAGTALWCGHTNVDRSTRGTVGAWLRALALQSPRPLLPGEEQAEAGHGSVRFGLGVVGELPAPTTVGELTETVAALVPATARGILHTGDAQRPVRTVAVCPGAGDSFLDAAAGSGADVYLTSDLRHHPALEHLETAADPAEVPALIDVPHAASEALWLPLAEELLAEALPGLEVRRTAHTTDPWSGRAG from the coding sequence ATGAGCGCCGCGACCGGCGCCCGCACCGTGCAGGACGTCCTCGAGGTGCTCGAGTCCGCCTACCCCCTGCACTGGGCCGAGAGCTGGGACCGTGCCGGGCTGGTGCTGGGGGAGCGGGACGCGCCCGTGGAGCGTGTGCTGCTCGCGGTGGATCCGACCGTCGCGGTGGCCCGCGAGGCGGTGCAGCACGGCGCGCAGCTGCTGATCACCCACCACCCGCTGCTGCTGCGCGGGGCGAGCTTCCTGCCGGCCGACGACGGCAAGGGCGCGGTGGTCACCTCCCTGCTGCGGGCCGGCACGGCGCTGTGGTGCGGGCACACCAACGTGGACCGCTCCACCCGCGGCACCGTCGGCGCCTGGCTGCGCGCGCTCGCGCTGCAGTCCCCGCGCCCGCTGCTGCCCGGGGAGGAGCAGGCGGAGGCCGGCCACGGCTCGGTGCGCTTCGGCCTGGGCGTGGTGGGAGAGCTGCCCGCACCCACCACGGTGGGGGAGCTCACCGAGACCGTCGCCGCGCTGGTGCCCGCCACCGCCCGCGGCATCCTCCACACCGGGGACGCGCAGCGCCCGGTGCGCACGGTGGCGGTGTGCCCGGGGGCGGGGGACTCCTTCCTCGACGCCGCCGCCGGCTCCGGGGCGGACGTGTACCTCACCTCGGACCTGCGCCACCACCCGGCGCTGGAGCACCTCGAGACCGCCGCGGACCCGGCCGAGGTGCCGGCGCTGATCGACGTCCCCCACGCGGCGAGCGAGGCGCTGTGGCTGCCGCTGGCGGAGGAGCTGCTGGCCGAGGCCCTGCCCGGGCTGGAGGTGCGGCGCACCGCGCACACCACCGATCCCTGGAGCGGCAGGGCGGGCTGA
- the sufU gene encoding Fe-S cluster assembly sulfur transfer protein SufU produces the protein MSSHLSALYTGLVVEHDKRPLHAGLREPFGAEVHHVNPTCGDEITLRLHLADGAAERIEDVSYDAVGCAMSRASASIMADLLIGRTVVEMEPVREHFEEVMRSRGRLDGDEELIGDGIALLGAAKFPARVKCVLMPWKAYQAALVETRALGA, from the coding sequence ATGAGCAGCCACCTCTCCGCCCTGTACACCGGGCTGGTCGTCGAGCACGACAAGCGCCCCCTCCACGCCGGCCTGCGCGAGCCGTTCGGCGCCGAGGTCCATCACGTGAACCCCACCTGCGGGGACGAGATCACGCTGCGCCTCCACCTGGCCGACGGCGCCGCCGAGCGCATCGAGGACGTCTCCTACGACGCCGTGGGCTGCGCGATGAGCCGTGCCTCCGCCTCGATCATGGCGGACCTCCTGATCGGCCGGACGGTCGTCGAGATGGAGCCGGTGCGCGAGCACTTCGAGGAGGTGATGCGCTCCCGCGGCCGCCTCGACGGGGACGAGGAGCTGATCGGGGACGGCATCGCCCTGCTGGGCGCGGCGAAGTTCCCCGCCCGCGTGAAGTGCGTGCTGATGCCGTGGAAGGCCTACCAGGCCGCCCTGGTCGAGACCCGGGCGCTCGGGGCATGA
- a CDS encoding aminotransferase class V-fold PLP-dependent enzyme, whose protein sequence is MSAPTPGFDVEAVRADFPILSRMLDDDTPMIYLDGGATSQRPQQVLDAEIAYLRRDHAAVKRGAHRMASAATDAYEGARERVAAFLGAPSPDEVVFTKNATEALNLVAHSLGGGDSSTPAHLRVGESDEILVTEMEHHANLVPWQELARRTGATLRWIPVAEDFTLDLTDLDSLLTARTKVLAFTHQSNVLGTVNPVGRLVEAARAVGALTVLDAAQSVPHMPVDLAALGVDLVALSGHKMLGPTGIGVLWGRYELLAQMPPFLTGGSMIETVHMDRTTYAEPPARFEAGTPPISQAVGLAAACDYLDALGMENVAAHEQALTRRALQGLAGIDGVRVLGPADSAERTGAVSFDLAGRHPHDVGQVLDSLGIEVRVGHHCAWPLHRRYGVHGTTRASFSVHTTAAEIDAFVDGVARTVDFFGSL, encoded by the coding sequence GTGAGTGCACCCACACCAGGGTTCGATGTCGAGGCGGTCCGGGCGGACTTCCCGATCCTGTCCCGCATGCTCGATGACGACACCCCGATGATCTACCTCGACGGCGGCGCCACCTCGCAGCGGCCGCAGCAGGTGCTCGACGCGGAGATCGCCTACCTGCGGCGCGATCACGCCGCGGTGAAGCGGGGCGCGCATCGCATGGCCTCCGCGGCGACCGACGCCTACGAGGGAGCCCGCGAGCGGGTGGCCGCGTTCCTCGGCGCCCCCTCCCCGGACGAGGTGGTGTTCACCAAGAACGCGACCGAGGCCCTGAACCTCGTCGCCCATTCGCTGGGCGGCGGGGACTCCTCCACCCCCGCGCACCTGCGGGTGGGCGAGAGTGACGAGATCCTGGTGACGGAGATGGAGCACCACGCGAACCTCGTGCCCTGGCAGGAGCTCGCCCGTCGCACCGGTGCCACGCTGCGCTGGATTCCGGTGGCCGAGGACTTCACCCTCGACCTCACCGATCTCGACTCCCTGCTCACCGCGCGCACGAAGGTGCTCGCGTTCACCCACCAGTCCAACGTGCTGGGCACCGTCAACCCCGTCGGTCGCCTGGTGGAAGCGGCTCGCGCCGTCGGCGCCCTCACCGTGCTGGACGCCGCGCAGTCCGTCCCGCACATGCCCGTCGACCTCGCCGCGCTGGGGGTGGACCTGGTGGCGCTGTCCGGGCACAAGATGCTCGGCCCCACCGGCATCGGGGTGCTGTGGGGCCGCTACGAGCTGCTCGCGCAGATGCCGCCCTTCCTCACCGGCGGCTCGATGATCGAGACCGTGCACATGGACCGCACCACCTACGCGGAGCCTCCCGCCCGCTTCGAGGCCGGCACCCCGCCGATCTCGCAGGCCGTGGGGCTCGCCGCCGCCTGCGACTACCTCGACGCGCTCGGGATGGAGAATGTCGCCGCCCACGAGCAGGCCCTCACCCGTCGCGCCCTGCAGGGCCTGGCGGGCATCGACGGGGTGCGCGTCCTGGGCCCGGCGGATTCCGCCGAGCGCACCGGTGCGGTCTCCTTCGACCTCGCCGGCCGCCATCCGCACGACGTGGGCCAAGTGCTCGACTCCCTGGGCATCGAGGTGCGGGTGGGCCACCACTGCGCCTGGCCCCTCCACCGCCGCTACGGCGTGCACGGCACCACCCGCGCCAGCTTCTCCGTCCACACCACCGCCGCCGAGATCGACGCGTTCGTCGACGGCGTGGCCCGCACCGTCGACTTCTTCGGATCCCTGTGA
- a CDS encoding DUF3052 domain-containing protein, with product MSPSADAPSSSSLSEVLNLTEGQIVQEIGYDDDVDLDLRDAIEDLIGAELEDEDTQEIVDAVVLWWRDGDGDLTDAMVDTLRNIDAGAPVWVMTPKAGRDGHVVPGEIQESAGIAGLRVMSSVSLAKDWTGTRLASRTT from the coding sequence TTGTCACCGTCGGCCGACGCCCCTTCGTCCAGCTCCCTGTCCGAGGTGCTGAACCTCACCGAGGGACAGATCGTGCAGGAGATCGGCTACGACGACGACGTCGATCTCGATCTGCGCGACGCGATCGAGGACCTCATCGGGGCGGAGCTCGAGGACGAGGACACCCAGGAGATCGTGGACGCCGTGGTGCTGTGGTGGCGCGACGGCGACGGCGACCTCACCGACGCGATGGTGGACACCCTGCGCAACATCGACGCCGGCGCCCCCGTGTGGGTGATGACCCCGAAGGCGGGTCGCGACGGGCACGTGGTGCCCGGTGAGATCCAGGAGAGCGCCGGGATCGCCGGCCTGCGGGTGATGAGCTCGGTGAGCCTGGCCAAGGACTGGACCGGCACCCGCCTGGCGAGCCGGACCACCTGA
- the aceE gene encoding pyruvate dehydrogenase (acetyl-transferring), homodimeric type — translation MTSHETPRPIGINLPSHAQDPDPEETREWLESFDGLVEHRGADRAAEIVQSLIQHARDEDLHLPDSLTTDYVNTISEQQQPQYPGDADLEKELRNINRWNAAMVVHRAQRPGVSVGGHLSSYASIATMYEVGFNHFFRGRNHPGGGDHVFFQGHASPGIYARAFMMGRLAQEDLDGFRQEVSSEHGMPSYPHPRAMKDFWEFPTVSMGIGPVAAIEQASFDRYLQNRGLKDTSEQHTWAFLGDGEMDEVESRGALHIAAKEHLDNLTFVVNCNLQRLDGPVRGNGKIIQELESQFRGAGWNVIKVIWGSGWDPLLAESTDGALIDLMNATPDGDYQTYRAEDGAFIRDNFFGRDPRTKALVENMSDEDIWWKLNRGGHDAKKIYAAFQQAATAKNGKPTVILAHTVKGYRLGKNFAGRNATHQMKKFTLEDLKALRDTLRIPISDQQLESGSVYDAPFYLPEDDSPVMTYLREHRAALGGPVPSRRTEHKALELPGDKAYEVVRRGSGKQEIASTMALVRLLKDLMRDKETGKRWVPIVPDEARTFGMDSLFPTAKIYNPDGQNYLSVDRDLLLAYKESTSGQIKHMGINEISSTAAFTAAGTSYATHDLPMIPFYIFYSMFGFQRTGDFFWAAGDQMAKGFVIGATAGKTTLAGEGLQHMDGHSPILAATNPGAVIYDPCFGYELGHIVRDGLQRMYGEDDRLQEVFYYITVYNEPMVQPAEPEDLDVDGLLKGMYLLEEKAEGEGPEAQLLASGVGVPWAQHARELLAEDWGVRASVWSVTSWTELRKEAQEAEKHNLLHPEEPRTPWLSQRLEGVEGPFVATSDYDFMVPDMIREWIPGAYGVLGADGWGFSDTRPAARRHLKIDAHSMVVKTLQLLAKEGKVDPSVVRQALDKYELTNVNAGQSGSFGGES, via the coding sequence GTGACTTCGCACGAGACCCCTCGTCCCATCGGCATCAACCTGCCGAGCCACGCGCAGGACCCGGATCCCGAGGAGACCCGGGAATGGCTGGAGTCGTTCGACGGGCTCGTCGAGCACCGGGGCGCCGATCGGGCCGCCGAGATCGTCCAGAGCCTGATCCAGCACGCGCGGGACGAGGACCTGCACCTGCCGGACTCGCTCACCACGGACTACGTGAACACGATCTCCGAGCAGCAGCAGCCGCAGTACCCCGGCGACGCCGACCTCGAGAAGGAGCTGCGCAACATCAACCGCTGGAACGCGGCGATGGTGGTCCATCGCGCCCAGCGGCCCGGCGTCTCCGTGGGCGGGCACCTCTCCAGCTACGCCTCGATCGCCACCATGTACGAGGTGGGCTTCAACCACTTCTTCCGCGGCCGGAACCATCCCGGCGGCGGTGACCACGTGTTCTTCCAGGGGCACGCCTCCCCCGGCATCTACGCGCGCGCCTTCATGATGGGCCGCCTCGCGCAGGAGGACCTCGACGGCTTCCGCCAGGAGGTCTCCAGCGAGCACGGCATGCCCTCCTACCCGCACCCGCGGGCGATGAAGGACTTCTGGGAGTTCCCCACCGTCTCCATGGGCATCGGCCCGGTCGCCGCGATCGAGCAGGCCTCCTTCGACCGCTACCTCCAGAACCGCGGCCTGAAGGACACCTCCGAGCAGCACACCTGGGCGTTCCTCGGCGACGGCGAGATGGACGAGGTGGAGTCGCGCGGCGCACTGCACATCGCCGCCAAGGAGCACCTGGACAACCTCACCTTCGTCGTGAACTGCAACCTGCAGCGCCTCGACGGCCCGGTGCGCGGCAACGGCAAGATCATCCAGGAGCTGGAGAGCCAGTTCCGCGGTGCCGGCTGGAACGTCATCAAGGTGATCTGGGGCTCCGGCTGGGACCCGCTGCTGGCCGAGTCCACCGACGGCGCGCTCATCGACCTGATGAACGCCACCCCGGACGGCGACTACCAGACCTACCGCGCCGAGGACGGCGCCTTCATCCGCGACAACTTCTTCGGCCGCGATCCGCGCACCAAGGCGCTGGTCGAGAACATGTCCGACGAGGACATCTGGTGGAAGCTCAACCGCGGCGGCCACGACGCGAAGAAGATCTACGCCGCGTTCCAGCAGGCCGCCACGGCGAAGAACGGCAAGCCCACCGTGATCCTCGCCCACACCGTCAAGGGCTACCGCCTGGGCAAGAACTTCGCGGGGCGCAACGCGACCCACCAGATGAAGAAGTTCACCCTCGAGGATCTCAAGGCGCTGCGCGACACCCTGCGCATCCCGATCAGCGACCAGCAGCTCGAGTCCGGCAGCGTCTACGACGCGCCGTTCTACCTGCCCGAGGACGACTCCCCGGTGATGACGTACCTGCGCGAGCACCGTGCCGCCCTGGGCGGTCCGGTGCCCTCCCGGCGCACCGAGCACAAGGCGCTCGAGCTGCCGGGGGACAAGGCCTACGAGGTGGTGCGCCGCGGCTCCGGCAAGCAGGAGATCGCCTCCACCATGGCGCTGGTGCGGCTGCTCAAGGACCTGATGCGCGACAAGGAGACCGGCAAGCGCTGGGTCCCGATCGTGCCCGACGAGGCGCGCACCTTCGGCATGGACTCGTTGTTCCCCACGGCGAAGATCTACAACCCCGACGGTCAGAACTACCTCTCGGTGGACCGCGACCTGCTGCTGGCCTACAAGGAGTCCACCTCCGGCCAGATCAAGCACATGGGCATCAACGAGATCTCCTCCACCGCGGCGTTCACCGCGGCGGGCACCTCGTACGCCACCCATGACCTGCCGATGATCCCGTTCTACATCTTCTACTCGATGTTCGGGTTCCAGCGCACCGGCGACTTCTTCTGGGCCGCCGGGGACCAGATGGCCAAGGGCTTCGTGATCGGCGCCACCGCGGGCAAGACCACGCTCGCCGGCGAGGGCCTCCAGCACATGGACGGCCACTCCCCGATCCTCGCCGCCACGAACCCGGGCGCGGTCATCTACGACCCCTGCTTCGGCTACGAGCTGGGCCACATCGTGCGCGACGGCCTGCAGCGGATGTACGGCGAGGACGACCGCCTGCAGGAGGTCTTCTACTACATCACCGTCTACAACGAGCCGATGGTGCAGCCGGCCGAGCCGGAGGACCTCGACGTCGACGGACTGCTCAAGGGCATGTACCTGCTCGAGGAGAAGGCCGAGGGCGAGGGACCGGAGGCTCAGCTGCTGGCCTCCGGCGTGGGCGTCCCGTGGGCGCAGCACGCCCGCGAGCTGCTCGCGGAGGACTGGGGTGTGCGCGCCTCGGTCTGGTCGGTGACCTCGTGGACCGAGCTGCGCAAGGAGGCCCAGGAGGCGGAGAAGCACAACCTCCTGCACCCGGAGGAGCCCCGCACCCCGTGGCTCTCCCAGCGCCTCGAGGGCGTCGAGGGGCCGTTCGTGGCCACCTCCGACTACGACTTCATGGTCCCGGACATGATCCGCGAGTGGATCCCCGGCGCCTACGGCGTGCTCGGCGCCGACGGCTGGGGCTTCTCCGACACCCGCCCGGCGGCCCGCCGCCACCTGAAGATCGACGCGCACTCCATGGTCGTCAAGACCCTGCAGCTGCTCGCCAAGGAGGGCAAGGTCGATCCCTCCGTGGTGCGCCAGGCACTGGACAAGTACGAGCTGACGAACGTCAACGCCGGCCAGTCCGGCTCGTTCGGCGGCGAGTCCTGA
- a CDS encoding ACP S-malonyltransferase, producing the protein MLAIVCPGQGAQKPGFLSPWLELPGVEDALSALSEAGGVDLLRHGTESDADTIRDTAVAQPLLVAAGILAAAGLYQEQALPAPDMVAGHSVGELTAAALGGVLSNGDAMRLVAARSQAMATAAAAEPTSMAAVVGGTREDVLAAIERHGLHPANLNSAAQVVAAGASERIAALAEDGPAKARVIPLQVAGAFHTPYMASARSALAEFAPTLTPTDPAVPLLSNAGGEVVTSGGRYLELIVEQVASPVDWESCMAGMRERGVTAMLEVAPAGTLTGLAKRELKGISLANLNTPDDLEQARALVREHAGRTDQEN; encoded by the coding sequence GTGCTCGCGATCGTCTGTCCCGGACAAGGGGCGCAGAAGCCCGGATTCCTGAGCCCCTGGCTCGAGCTCCCCGGCGTCGAGGACGCGCTCTCGGCGCTCTCCGAGGCGGGCGGCGTCGACCTGCTGCGCCACGGCACCGAGTCCGATGCGGACACGATCCGCGACACCGCGGTGGCGCAGCCGCTGCTGGTCGCCGCCGGCATCCTCGCCGCCGCCGGCCTCTACCAGGAGCAGGCCCTCCCCGCGCCGGACATGGTCGCCGGCCACAGCGTGGGAGAGCTCACCGCCGCCGCGCTCGGCGGCGTGCTCAGCAACGGCGACGCGATGCGCCTGGTCGCCGCCCGCTCGCAGGCGATGGCGACCGCCGCCGCGGCCGAGCCCACCTCCATGGCCGCGGTGGTGGGCGGCACCCGCGAGGACGTGCTGGCCGCCATCGAGCGCCACGGACTGCACCCCGCGAACCTCAACTCCGCCGCGCAGGTGGTCGCCGCCGGCGCGAGCGAGAGGATCGCCGCCCTGGCCGAGGACGGCCCCGCCAAGGCCCGCGTGATCCCGCTGCAGGTGGCCGGCGCGTTCCACACCCCCTACATGGCCTCGGCCCGCTCGGCGCTCGCAGAGTTCGCGCCCACCCTCACCCCCACAGATCCCGCCGTCCCGCTGCTGTCCAACGCCGGCGGCGAGGTGGTCACCTCCGGAGGCCGCTACCTCGAGCTGATCGTCGAGCAGGTGGCCTCCCCGGTGGACTGGGAGTCGTGCATGGCCGGGATGCGCGAGCGCGGCGTCACGGCGATGCTCGAGGTGGCGCCCGCCGGCACCCTCACCGGGCTCGCCAAGCGCGAGCTGAAGGGCATCTCCCTGGCGAACCTCAACACCCCCGACGACCTCGAGCAGGCGCGCGCCCTGGTGCGCGAGCACGCCGGCCGCACGGACCAGGAGAACTGA
- a CDS encoding beta-ketoacyl-ACP synthase III → MAPTLTARPTVPGAQVLAYGAARGDLVVPNDDLVGPIDSSDEWIRQRTGIVTRRRASAAVGVEDLSLTAAQEALERSGIALDTLDAIIVSTISFPYATPSLATRLAGKLGRPDVIAYDISAACAGFAYGIGQADALIRSGAARHVLVIGAEKLSDFVSPTDRSISFLLGDGAGAAVVGPSDTPRIGPTVWGSDGDNWHTIRMTGSMIDFRDGTAEWPTLEQDGRTVFRWAVWHTAAKIREMLEASGLGVEDIDVFVPHQANMRIIDELVKQLGLGEDVVVGRDIAETGNTSAASIPLATHRLLEEGAARSGDVLVQFGFGAGLAYAGQVLILP, encoded by the coding sequence ATGGCACCGACGCTCACCGCCCGCCCCACGGTCCCGGGGGCGCAGGTGCTCGCCTACGGCGCGGCGCGCGGCGACCTCGTGGTCCCCAACGACGACCTCGTCGGTCCCATCGACTCCTCCGACGAGTGGATCCGGCAGCGCACCGGGATCGTCACCCGACGGCGCGCCAGCGCCGCCGTCGGCGTCGAGGACCTCTCCCTCACCGCCGCGCAGGAGGCGCTCGAGCGCTCCGGCATCGCGCTGGACACGCTCGACGCGATCATCGTCTCCACCATCTCCTTCCCCTACGCGACCCCGTCGCTCGCCACCCGGCTCGCCGGGAAGCTGGGCCGGCCGGACGTCATCGCCTACGACATCTCCGCCGCCTGCGCCGGCTTCGCCTACGGGATCGGCCAGGCCGATGCGCTGATCCGCTCCGGCGCGGCCCGGCACGTGCTCGTGATCGGGGCGGAGAAGCTCTCCGACTTCGTCTCCCCCACCGACCGCTCCATCTCCTTCCTGCTGGGCGACGGGGCGGGCGCCGCCGTGGTGGGCCCCAGCGACACGCCGAGGATCGGCCCCACCGTGTGGGGCAGCGACGGCGACAACTGGCACACCATCCGGATGACCGGCTCGATGATCGACTTCCGCGACGGCACCGCCGAGTGGCCCACCCTCGAGCAGGACGGCCGCACCGTGTTCCGCTGGGCCGTGTGGCACACCGCCGCGAAGATCCGCGAGATGCTCGAGGCCTCCGGCCTGGGCGTGGAGGACATCGACGTGTTCGTGCCGCACCAGGCCAACATGCGGATCATCGACGAGCTGGTGAAGCAGCTGGGCCTGGGCGAGGACGTGGTGGTGGGCCGGGACATCGCCGAGACCGGCAACACCTCCGCCGCCTCGATCCCGCTGGCCACCCACCGCCTGCTCGAGGAGGGCGCCGCCCGCAGCGGCGACGTACTGGTGCAGTTCGGCTTCGGCGCCGGCCTCGCCTACGCCGGCCAGGTGCTGATCCTGCCCTGA
- a CDS encoding acyl carrier protein: protein MAHTENEILAGLAEIVNEETGVATEDVKLEKSFTDDLDIDSISMMTIVVNAEEKFDVRIPDEEVKNLATVGDAVKYIEGAQN, encoded by the coding sequence ATGGCACACACCGAGAACGAGATCCTCGCCGGACTCGCCGAGATCGTGAACGAGGAGACCGGTGTCGCCACCGAGGACGTCAAGCTGGAGAAGTCCTTCACCGACGACCTCGACATCGACTCCATCTCCATGATGACCATCGTGGTCAACGCCGAGGAGAAGTTCGACGTGCGCATCCCCGACGAAGAGGTCAAGAACCTCGCCACGGTCGGCGACGCCGTCAAGTACATCGAGGGCGCTCAGAACTGA